Proteins from one Mycolicibacter virginiensis genomic window:
- a CDS encoding TetR/AcrR family transcriptional regulator has protein sequence MDTEPPVADMADARRAMYQQQIVAAAEYEFSRTGFADARVSDIAKTAGVSLATVYKYFGGKDEIWDALNAARMQEFVAAVRVRTAEIDSPLEAILVAARAEVEFFAAHPHFLQLHINEGLSWASASADLGRGGQRAAWRTGMDMITRAAEVAVDAGQITHLPPRIAAALVISALQIWLTDWVSAGKTEPIEAVADAVVRHLRVSLGAGPA, from the coding sequence GTGGACACTGAGCCCCCGGTCGCCGACATGGCCGACGCACGCAGGGCCATGTACCAACAGCAGATCGTGGCGGCAGCCGAGTACGAGTTCAGCCGCACCGGCTTCGCCGACGCACGGGTGAGCGACATCGCCAAGACCGCCGGGGTGTCACTGGCGACGGTCTACAAGTATTTCGGCGGCAAGGACGAAATCTGGGATGCCCTCAACGCCGCGCGCATGCAGGAGTTCGTCGCCGCCGTGCGCGTACGCACAGCCGAAATCGACTCCCCGCTCGAGGCGATCCTGGTCGCAGCGCGTGCCGAGGTTGAGTTCTTCGCAGCACATCCCCACTTTCTGCAGCTGCACATCAATGAGGGCCTGAGCTGGGCATCGGCGTCAGCCGACTTGGGCCGCGGCGGTCAGCGGGCCGCGTGGCGAACGGGCATGGACATGATCACCCGTGCGGCCGAGGTCGCGGTGGACGCAGGCCAAATCACCCACCTGCCGCCGCGAATCGCTGCGGCACTGGTCATCTCGGCGTTGCAGATTTGGCTCACCGACTGGGTCTCGGCGGGCAAGACCGAGCCGATCGAGGCTGTCGCCGACGCAGTCGTACGGCACCTGCGAGTCAGCCTCGGCGCTGGGCCGGCTTAG
- a CDS encoding winged helix DNA-binding domain-containing protein, producing MRTFTIAERRNRLARRHFLAPGTADEPIDRIAATLVGLHSTDPATPYLSLWARRPGFAVADLNDALYEKRSLVKHLAMRRTLWVFDPADLPAVQAAASDRVADTERRKLIADVAKAGVADDGEKWLTQAAAAVLRHLEENGPANSIALRAALPELAGTYDPAPGKSYGGQTHLAPRALTVLGAQGHIVRGPNDGGWTSSRPQWTTATSWLGDLGAPMTAEPAQTQLIRTWLRAFGPATAEDIKWWFGTTKTVVRKALSEIGAVDVDLHGTPGYALADDLEPEPEPEPWGALLPGLDVTTMGWYQRDWYLGEHRGQLFDNNGNAGPTVWWNGRIIGGWYQDAAAQVQLQLLEDPGAQARAALSKRAQQLTAWLDGVRVPPRFPSPLVKAAQR from the coding sequence GTGCGGACCTTCACCATCGCCGAGCGGCGAAACCGTTTGGCGCGCAGACACTTTCTTGCCCCCGGCACCGCCGACGAGCCGATCGACCGGATCGCGGCAACGCTGGTCGGGCTGCACTCCACCGATCCGGCAACCCCGTACCTGTCGCTGTGGGCGCGGCGCCCGGGCTTCGCGGTGGCCGACCTGAACGACGCCCTGTATGAAAAGCGTTCGCTGGTCAAACATCTGGCGATGCGGCGCACGCTGTGGGTGTTCGATCCCGCCGACCTACCCGCCGTGCAGGCCGCGGCCAGCGACCGGGTAGCCGACACCGAACGACGCAAGCTGATCGCCGATGTGGCCAAAGCGGGCGTCGCCGATGACGGCGAAAAGTGGCTGACCCAGGCCGCTGCCGCGGTGCTGCGGCACCTCGAGGAGAACGGCCCGGCCAACAGCATCGCGCTGCGCGCGGCCCTGCCTGAGCTGGCCGGCACCTACGATCCCGCGCCCGGCAAGTCCTACGGCGGCCAGACCCATCTGGCACCGCGCGCGCTGACCGTGCTGGGCGCGCAGGGCCACATCGTGCGGGGTCCCAACGACGGCGGCTGGACCTCGTCGCGGCCGCAGTGGACGACCGCGACGAGCTGGCTCGGTGACCTTGGCGCCCCGATGACCGCCGAACCGGCGCAGACCCAGCTGATCCGAACCTGGCTGCGGGCGTTCGGCCCGGCCACCGCCGAGGACATCAAGTGGTGGTTCGGTACCACCAAGACGGTGGTCCGCAAGGCGTTGAGTGAGATCGGCGCCGTCGACGTCGACCTGCACGGCACGCCCGGCTACGCCCTGGCCGACGACCTGGAGCCCGAACCCGAGCCCGAGCCGTGGGGTGCGCTGCTGCCGGGCCTCGACGTCACCACGATGGGCTGGTACCAGCGCGACTGGTACCTCGGCGAGCACCGTGGCCAGCTCTTCGACAACAACGGCAACGCCGGGCCCACCGTGTGGTGGAACGGCCGGATCATCGGCGGCTGGTATCAGGATGCGGCCGCCCAAGTGCAGCTGCAGCTGCTCGAAGACCCGGGCGCCCAGGCCCGTGCCGCGCTGAGCAAGCGGGCGCAGCAACTCACCGCATGGCTGGATGGGGTGCGGGTGCCGCCGCGGTTCCCGTCGCCGCTGGTGAAGGCGGCACAGCGCTGA
- a CDS encoding alpha/beta hydrolase encodes MHGWIPVTVQAAAVLALVLAVGWRSRRWLWRLPLIGALGLAAAGCAYWFATDDGLSGQPPPITLWLWIALTGAAAALLVLGWRGAAWWRRGIAILAVPLCLISAGLTLNAWVGYFPTVQSAWGNLTSGPLPDQSDIAAVDAIAGSGTLPERGHVLQVTIPADASHFKHRGELVYLPPAWFAQNPPPPLPAVMMIGGEFNTPADWLRSGGAIKAVDDFAAAHHGNAPVLVFVDSGGSFNNDTECVNGPRGNAADHLTEDVVPYVISHFGVSPKASQWGVVGWSMGGTCAVDLTAMHPDKFSAFVDIAGDLSPNAGTRSQTISRLFGGSVDAWAEFDPSTVIAKHGRYSGVSGWFAVDGSATKADAGGQLAAAKSLCALGQANGIDCAVISEPGQHDWPFAGRVFTHALPWLAARLSTPGVAPVGFPSV; translated from the coding sequence ATGCATGGCTGGATCCCGGTCACGGTGCAGGCGGCGGCGGTGTTGGCGCTGGTTCTGGCCGTGGGCTGGCGGTCGCGCCGCTGGCTGTGGCGGCTGCCGTTGATCGGTGCCCTGGGGCTCGCCGCGGCGGGATGCGCCTACTGGTTCGCCACCGACGACGGCCTGTCCGGTCAGCCGCCGCCGATAACCCTGTGGCTGTGGATCGCGCTGACCGGCGCCGCCGCGGCGCTACTGGTCTTGGGCTGGCGGGGTGCGGCCTGGTGGCGACGCGGCATCGCCATTCTGGCGGTGCCACTGTGTCTGATCAGTGCGGGTTTGACCCTCAATGCCTGGGTCGGTTACTTCCCGACCGTGCAGAGCGCCTGGGGCAACCTGACGTCGGGGCCGCTGCCCGACCAGAGCGACATAGCTGCGGTGGATGCGATAGCCGGCTCGGGCACCCTGCCCGAGCGCGGCCACGTGCTGCAGGTGACGATCCCCGCCGACGCTTCGCATTTCAAACATCGCGGCGAACTGGTGTACCTGCCTCCGGCGTGGTTCGCCCAGAATCCGCCGCCGCCGCTGCCGGCCGTGATGATGATCGGCGGCGAGTTCAACACGCCTGCCGACTGGCTGCGCTCCGGGGGCGCCATCAAGGCCGTCGACGACTTCGCGGCCGCCCACCACGGCAATGCACCGGTGCTGGTGTTCGTCGACTCGGGTGGTTCCTTCAACAACGACACCGAATGCGTCAACGGCCCGCGTGGCAACGCTGCCGACCATCTGACCGAAGACGTGGTGCCGTACGTGATCTCGCACTTCGGGGTCAGCCCCAAAGCATCGCAGTGGGGGGTGGTCGGCTGGTCCATGGGCGGCACCTGCGCGGTCGACCTGACCGCGATGCACCCCGACAAGTTCAGCGCCTTTGTCGACATCGCCGGCGATCTGAGCCCCAACGCGGGAACCCGCTCGCAGACCATCAGCCGGCTGTTCGGCGGCAGCGTCGACGCCTGGGCGGAGTTCGACCCGTCGACGGTGATCGCCAAGCATGGCCGGTATTCCGGGGTGTCGGGGTGGTTCGCGGTCGACGGCAGCGCCACCAAGGCCGATGCCGGTGGCCAGCTCGCCGCCGCGAAGTCGCTGTGCGCGCTGGGACAGGCCAACGGCATCGACTGCGCCGTGATCTCCGAACCGGGCCAACACGACTGGCCGTTCGCCGGAAGGGTGTTCACCCACGCGTTGCCGTGGCTGGCCGCGCGGCTGAGCACCCCGGGGGTGGCGCCGGTGGGGTTCCCGAGCGTGTGA
- the lysX gene encoding bifunctional lysylphosphatidylglycerol synthetase/lysine--tRNA ligase LysX has translation MTLTVPPVPRSRSRSNTRLHWVPSAAAWAVGIAATLSLLASMSPVIRWAIRVPREFIDKYLFNFPDTSLAWAFVLALLAAALSAHKRIAWWLLIANLVVAGGWNVSRLVSDTSDRFQVISGVAGLALHVVAIVVLVLARDEFWAKVRRGALLKSAATLIAGWAVAILLCWGLIELFPGTVTRPLRLPYVVNRVVGFGLLEPDFFPGKPDFGLKALCGLLGALALIIAAIVLFLSQRSDNALTGQDESAIRGLLEQYGQNDSLGYFATRRDKSVVFAPNGRAAITYRVEVGVCLASGDPVGDPRSWPQAINTWLRVCKDYGWAPGVMGASFAGAQAYRDAGLSALELGDEAILRPSEFKLSGPDMRGVRQAVTRARRSGLTVRMRRHGEIGADEMARVIKHADAWRDTESERGFSMALGRLGDPADADCLLVEAVRGDPRTGEVVAMLSLVPWGHSGVSLDLMRRSPQSPNGTIELMVSELALQATTIGVSRISLNFAMFRAAFEQGAQLGAGPVLRLWRRLLMFFSRWWQLETLYRSNMKYRPEWVPRFACYEDARLIPRVGVASVIAEGFLVLPFSRRNEQHTGHHSAVPATVAAAGRLHSDGTAPDTIDGGAVGDFTEPGETRPRLPEQVRVRMAKLKSLQDSGVDAYPVGAAPSHSVTQALASDTEETVSVAGRVLRMRDYGGVLFAQLRDWSGEMQLLLDDSVLAHADGDARAADFSAGVDLGDLVEATGRMGQSRNGTPSLLVTHWRLVGKCLRPLPDKWKGLTDPEARLRTRYVDLAINTEARELIAARSNVLRSIRDTLFAKGFLEVETPILQQLHGGANARPFVTHINAYDLDLYLRIAPELYLKRLCVGGVERVFELGRAFRNEGVDYSHNPEFTLLEAYQAHGDYLAWIDGARELIQNAAVAANGAPVVMRPGAGDKLEAVDISGQWPVRTVHDAVSDALGEQIDAGTDVATLRRLCDGAGVHYLRQWDAGAVVLELYEHLVEARTEQPTFYTDFPTSVSPLTRPHRSKPGVAERWDLVAWGVELGTAYSELTDPVEQRRRLHQQSLLAAGGDPEAMELDEDFLQAMEYAMPPTGGLGMGVDRVVMLITGHSIRDTLPFPLAKPR, from the coding sequence ATGACCCTGACAGTGCCGCCCGTGCCGCGCTCGCGCAGCCGCTCGAACACCCGGTTGCACTGGGTGCCCTCCGCGGCCGCCTGGGCCGTCGGCATCGCCGCCACATTGTCACTGCTGGCGAGCATGTCACCGGTGATCCGGTGGGCGATCCGGGTGCCTCGCGAGTTCATCGACAAATACCTGTTCAACTTCCCCGACACCAGCCTGGCCTGGGCGTTCGTACTGGCCCTGCTGGCCGCCGCGCTCAGCGCGCACAAGCGCATCGCCTGGTGGTTGCTGATCGCCAACCTGGTGGTCGCCGGCGGCTGGAACGTCAGCCGGCTGGTGTCGGACACCTCCGACCGTTTCCAAGTCATCAGCGGTGTCGCGGGCCTGGCCCTGCATGTGGTCGCGATCGTGGTCCTGGTGTTGGCCCGCGACGAGTTCTGGGCCAAGGTACGGCGCGGAGCGCTGCTCAAGTCCGCCGCGACGCTGATCGCCGGGTGGGCAGTGGCGATTCTGCTGTGCTGGGGGCTCATCGAGCTGTTCCCCGGCACGGTGACACGCCCGTTGCGACTGCCCTACGTGGTGAACCGGGTGGTCGGCTTCGGGCTGCTCGAACCGGACTTCTTCCCCGGCAAACCGGACTTTGGGCTCAAGGCCCTGTGCGGGCTGCTCGGGGCGCTGGCCCTGATCATCGCGGCCATCGTGCTGTTTCTCTCGCAACGCTCCGACAATGCCCTCACCGGCCAGGACGAGTCGGCGATCCGCGGGCTGCTCGAGCAGTACGGCCAGAACGACTCGCTGGGCTACTTCGCCACCCGCCGCGACAAGTCGGTGGTGTTCGCCCCCAACGGGCGCGCCGCCATCACCTACCGGGTCGAGGTGGGCGTCTGCCTGGCCAGTGGCGATCCGGTGGGCGACCCGCGGTCGTGGCCGCAGGCCATCAACACCTGGTTGCGGGTCTGCAAGGACTACGGCTGGGCGCCCGGCGTGATGGGTGCCAGCTTCGCCGGCGCGCAGGCCTACCGCGACGCCGGACTGAGCGCTCTGGAATTGGGCGACGAAGCAATCTTGCGACCCTCGGAGTTCAAACTGTCCGGCCCGGACATGCGCGGGGTACGCCAGGCGGTCACCCGGGCCCGGCGCTCGGGCCTGACGGTGCGCATGCGTCGGCACGGCGAGATCGGCGCCGACGAGATGGCCCGCGTCATCAAACACGCCGACGCCTGGCGCGATACCGAATCCGAGCGCGGGTTCTCCATGGCGCTGGGCCGGCTCGGCGATCCGGCCGACGCCGACTGCCTGCTGGTCGAGGCGGTACGCGGAGATCCGCGCACCGGGGAGGTCGTGGCGATGCTGTCGCTGGTGCCGTGGGGGCACAGCGGGGTGTCGCTGGATCTGATGCGCCGCTCCCCGCAATCCCCCAACGGCACCATCGAACTGATGGTCAGCGAACTGGCACTGCAGGCCACCACCATCGGCGTCAGCCGGATCTCGTTGAACTTCGCGATGTTCCGGGCCGCCTTCGAGCAGGGTGCGCAGCTGGGCGCCGGCCCGGTGCTGCGACTGTGGCGGCGGCTGCTGATGTTCTTCTCCCGCTGGTGGCAGCTGGAGACGCTGTACCGGTCGAACATGAAGTATCGGCCGGAATGGGTGCCGCGCTTTGCCTGCTACGAGGACGCCCGGCTGATCCCCCGCGTCGGGGTGGCGTCGGTGATCGCCGAAGGCTTTCTGGTGCTGCCCTTCTCGCGGCGCAACGAGCAGCACACCGGACACCACTCGGCCGTGCCGGCGACGGTGGCCGCCGCCGGGCGGCTGCACAGCGACGGGACCGCACCCGACACCATCGACGGCGGTGCCGTCGGCGACTTCACCGAGCCCGGCGAGACGCGCCCCCGGCTTCCCGAACAGGTCCGGGTCCGGATGGCCAAGCTGAAATCGTTGCAGGACAGTGGCGTCGATGCCTACCCGGTGGGCGCCGCGCCCAGCCACAGTGTGACCCAAGCCCTGGCCAGCGACACCGAAGAGACCGTGTCGGTGGCCGGGCGGGTGTTGCGGATGCGCGACTACGGCGGGGTGCTCTTCGCCCAGCTGCGTGACTGGTCCGGTGAGATGCAGTTGCTGCTCGACGATTCGGTGCTCGCGCACGCCGATGGTGACGCGCGCGCCGCGGACTTCAGCGCGGGTGTCGATCTCGGCGACCTGGTCGAGGCGACCGGCCGGATGGGCCAGAGCCGCAACGGGACACCGTCGCTGCTGGTGACGCACTGGCGGCTGGTCGGCAAATGCCTGCGACCGCTGCCCGACAAATGGAAGGGCCTGACCGACCCCGAGGCCCGGCTGCGGACCCGCTACGTGGACCTGGCGATCAACACCGAAGCGCGTGAGCTGATCGCAGCACGCAGCAATGTGCTGCGCTCCATCCGGGACACCTTGTTCGCCAAGGGGTTTCTGGAGGTCGAGACCCCGATCCTGCAGCAGCTGCACGGTGGGGCCAACGCGCGCCCGTTCGTCACCCACATCAACGCCTACGACCTGGACCTGTATCTGCGGATCGCCCCGGAGCTCTATCTCAAGCGGCTGTGCGTGGGTGGGGTGGAGCGGGTGTTCGAGCTGGGCCGGGCGTTTCGCAACGAGGGCGTCGACTACAGCCACAACCCGGAGTTCACCCTGCTGGAGGCCTACCAGGCCCACGGCGACTACCTGGCCTGGATCGACGGGGCGCGCGAGCTGATTCAGAACGCCGCGGTGGCGGCCAACGGTGCCCCGGTGGTGATGCGACCGGGCGCCGGCGACAAGCTCGAAGCGGTCGACATCTCCGGGCAGTGGCCGGTGCGCACCGTGCACGACGCGGTGTCCGATGCGCTCGGTGAGCAGATCGATGCCGGCACCGATGTGGCCACGCTGCGCCGGTTGTGCGACGGTGCCGGCGTCCACTACCTGCGGCAATGGGATGCCGGGGCGGTGGTGCTCGAACTCTACGAGCACCTGGTCGAGGCCCGCACCGAGCAGCCCACGTTCTACACCGACTTCCCCACCTCGGTCTCGCCGCTGACCCGGCCGCACCGCAGCAAGCCGGGAGTGGCCGAACGGTGGGACCTGGTGGCGTGGGGTGTGGAGCTGGGCACCGCCTACAGCGAACTCACCGATCCGGTGGAGCAGCGCCGCCGTTTGCACCAGCAGTCGCTGCTGGCCGCCGGCGGGGACCCCGAGGCCATGGAACTCGACGAGGACTTCCTGCAGGCCATGGAGTACGCGATGCCGCCCACGGGCGGACTGGGCATGGGCGTGGACCGCGTCGTCATGCTCATCACCGGCCACAGCATCCGGGACACGTTGCCGTTCCCGCTGGCCAAGCCACGTTGA
- the infC gene encoding translation initiation factor IF-3, whose product MRRPRPKTTQGGPISTEIRVNERIRVPEVRLIGPGGEQVGIVRIEDALRVAADADLDLVEVAPTAKPPVCKIMDYGKYKYEAAQKERESRKNQQQTVVKEQKLRPKIDDHDYATKKGHVVRFLEAGAKVKVTIMFRGREQSRPELGYRLLQRLGADVAEYGFVETSAKQDGRNMTMVLAPHRGAKTRAKAAEDAGGGAVHPAPATAPAPAADAAEPQPEN is encoded by the coding sequence CTGCGGCGGCCGCGACCGAAGACTACCCAAGGAGGTCCCATCAGCACTGAGATCCGCGTCAACGAGCGCATTCGTGTACCTGAGGTTCGTTTGATCGGCCCGGGCGGGGAGCAGGTAGGCATAGTGCGCATCGAAGATGCGCTTCGCGTCGCCGCGGATGCCGATCTCGACCTTGTCGAAGTCGCACCGACCGCCAAACCGCCGGTCTGCAAGATCATGGACTACGGCAAGTACAAGTACGAGGCGGCTCAGAAGGAGCGCGAGTCTCGCAAGAACCAGCAGCAGACCGTCGTCAAGGAACAGAAGCTGCGTCCCAAGATCGACGACCACGACTATGCGACGAAGAAGGGCCACGTGGTCCGCTTCCTCGAAGCCGGGGCCAAGGTCAAGGTGACGATCATGTTCCGCGGCCGTGAGCAGTCCCGGCCCGAGCTCGGCTACCGCCTGCTGCAGCGGCTGGGCGCCGACGTTGCCGAGTACGGCTTCGTCGAGACCTCCGCCAAGCAAGACGGACGCAACATGACGATGGTGCTGGCACCGCACCGCGGCGCGAAAACCCGTGCCAAGGCTGCCGAGGACGCCGGTGGAGGCGCGGTTCACCCCGCACCCGCCACCGCTCCCGCCCCCGCGGCGGACGCGGCCGAGCCGCAGCCCGAGAACTGA
- the rpmI gene encoding 50S ribosomal protein L35, with translation MPKAKTHSGASKRFRRTGTGKIVRQKANARHLLEHKPSTRMRRLAGRADVAASDTKRVNAMLNG, from the coding sequence ATGCCTAAGGCGAAAACCCACAGCGGCGCTTCGAAGCGGTTCCGTCGCACCGGAACCGGCAAGATCGTGCGGCAGAAGGCCAATGCCCGCCACCTGCTCGAGCACAAGCCGAGCACGCGCATGCGCCGGTTGGCCGGCCGCGCCGACGTGGCTGCCAGCGACACCAAGCGCGTCAACGCGATGCTGAACGGCTAA
- the rplT gene encoding 50S ribosomal protein L20, translating into MARVKRAVNAQKKRRTVLKASKGYRGQRSRLYRKAKEQQLHSMTYAYRDRRARKGEFRKLWISRINAAARANDITYNRLIQGLKAAGVEVDRKNLAEIAVSDAAAFTALVEVARAALPEDVNAPSGEAA; encoded by the coding sequence ATGGCACGCGTGAAGCGCGCAGTCAACGCCCAAAAGAAGCGCCGTACAGTCCTGAAGGCTTCGAAGGGTTACCGTGGCCAGCGGTCGCGGCTGTACCGCAAGGCCAAAGAGCAGCAGCTGCACTCAATGACCTACGCCTACCGGGACCGTCGTGCCCGCAAGGGTGAGTTCCGGAAGCTGTGGATCTCCCGCATCAACGCGGCGGCCCGCGCCAACGACATCACCTACAACCGGCTGATCCAGGGCCTCAAGGCCGCTGGTGTCGAGGTGGACCGCAAGAACCTCGCCGAGATCGCCGTGAGCGACGCGGCTGCGTTCACCGCGCTGGTCGAGGTCGCTCGGGCCGCGCTGCCCGAGGATGTCAACGCGCCTTCCGGCGAGGCTGCCTGA
- a CDS encoding TrmH family RNA methyltransferase, whose translation MLTERSARVVAAVKLHRHVARKREQRFLAEGPNLIEAAISRGLVLEVFATESAAQRHHDLLASAQVPVQLVTDRAAKALSDTVTPSGLVAVCAHAEAELHPLLAEAPRLVAVAVGIGEPGNAGTLIRIADATGADLVVLTGNSVDPYNGKCLRSSAGSIFNIPVVVAPDTDAVLTALGQAGLQVLATALDGELSLDDADPVLAAPTAWLFGPEAQGLPAEAAAAADHRVHIPMAGGAESLNVAAAAAICLYQSARAQRRA comes from the coding sequence ATGCTGACCGAACGTTCGGCCCGGGTGGTCGCGGCGGTCAAGCTGCATCGGCACGTGGCCAGGAAGCGCGAACAGCGCTTCCTGGCCGAGGGGCCCAATCTGATCGAGGCCGCGATCTCTCGCGGTCTGGTCCTCGAGGTCTTCGCCACCGAATCGGCGGCGCAACGTCACCACGATCTGCTGGCTTCAGCGCAGGTACCGGTCCAGCTGGTGACCGACCGCGCAGCAAAAGCCTTGTCGGACACCGTTACTCCGTCCGGATTGGTCGCCGTGTGCGCGCACGCCGAAGCGGAGCTGCACCCGTTGCTGGCCGAGGCGCCGCGACTGGTGGCGGTGGCCGTGGGCATCGGCGAGCCCGGTAACGCCGGCACTCTGATCCGCATCGCCGACGCCACCGGCGCCGATCTGGTGGTGCTGACCGGCAACAGCGTCGATCCCTATAACGGCAAGTGCCTGCGTTCGTCCGCGGGCAGCATCTTCAACATTCCAGTCGTAGTCGCCCCCGACACCGATGCCGTGCTCACCGCATTGGGACAGGCGGGACTGCAGGTACTGGCGACGGCCCTGGACGGCGAACTGAGCCTCGACGACGCCGATCCGGTGCTGGCTGCGCCCACCGCTTGGCTGTTCGGTCCGGAGGCCCAAGGATTGCCGGCCGAAGCCGCAGCCGCCGCCGACCACCGGGTGCACATCCCGATGGCAGGCGGCGCTGAAAGCCTCAATGTTGCTGCCGCGGCAGCGATCTGCCTCTACCAGAGCGCGCGCGCCCAGCGCCGCGCTTAG
- a CDS encoding oxygenase MpaB family protein, with protein MTVTPTASVEQACAPADENTPSPATTAPKPAAAVEPLNSDSLTWKYFGDLRTGIMGVWIGAIENMYPGLGAGVTEHSSILSEPMQRVTRSVYPIMGVVYDGIRAQHTGASIRDYHRDIKGVDEKGRRYHALDPDTFYWAHATFFMLIIKLAEYFDGGLTLAEKHQLFDEHVRWYQMYGMSMRPVPKSWEEFCEYWNRVCEDELELTPAAIDILNIRIPKPWFVPMPDAVWHQMFKPALAAQRWVAAGLFEPVVREKAGLRWSEGDEVLLRLLGKVSHVAFSFVPDEIRLHPRALAGYRREQGKIPSDTPPIEAPWFSGPPKDRRRSGMHYVPPVSQGMKLVERAGALMHSTFSLAAGSGLTPRPPRRKPKAA; from the coding sequence ATGACCGTTACGCCGACCGCGTCCGTTGAGCAGGCCTGCGCGCCCGCCGACGAAAACACCCCGAGCCCTGCCACAACCGCTCCCAAACCCGCTGCCGCGGTGGAGCCGTTGAACTCCGATTCCTTGACCTGGAAGTACTTCGGCGACCTGCGCACCGGGATCATGGGCGTGTGGATCGGCGCCATCGAGAACATGTACCCCGGTCTGGGCGCAGGTGTGACCGAGCACTCCAGCATCTTGAGCGAGCCGATGCAGCGCGTGACGCGGTCGGTGTACCCGATCATGGGCGTGGTCTATGACGGCATCCGGGCCCAGCACACCGGCGCCTCGATTCGCGACTACCACCGCGACATCAAGGGAGTTGACGAGAAGGGCCGGCGCTATCACGCGCTGGACCCCGACACCTTCTATTGGGCGCACGCCACGTTCTTCATGTTGATCATCAAGCTCGCCGAATACTTCGACGGCGGGCTCACCTTGGCCGAGAAGCACCAGCTCTTCGACGAGCACGTGCGGTGGTACCAGATGTACGGCATGAGCATGCGCCCCGTGCCGAAGTCCTGGGAAGAGTTCTGCGAGTACTGGAACCGAGTGTGCGAGGACGAGCTGGAGCTGACCCCTGCCGCCATCGACATCTTGAACATCCGCATCCCCAAGCCGTGGTTCGTCCCGATGCCCGACGCAGTATGGCACCAGATGTTCAAGCCGGCGCTGGCCGCCCAACGCTGGGTGGCGGCCGGACTGTTCGAGCCGGTGGTGCGGGAGAAAGCCGGTCTGCGCTGGTCAGAAGGCGACGAGGTGCTGCTGCGGCTGCTGGGCAAGGTCAGCCACGTGGCATTCAGCTTCGTGCCCGACGAGATCCGGCTGCATCCGCGCGCGCTGGCCGGATACCGACGCGAGCAGGGCAAGATCCCCAGCGACACACCGCCCATCGAAGCCCCGTGGTTCAGCGGACCACCAAAAGACCGGCGGCGCAGCGGAATGCACTACGTCCCGCCGGTGAGCCAGGGCATGAAGCTGGTCGAGCGGGCCGGGGCGCTGATGCACAGCACCTTCTCGCTGGCCGCCGGCAGTGGCCTGACCCCGCGACCGCCGCGCCGCAAGCCCAAGGCCGCCTAA
- a CDS encoding adenylate/guanylate cyclase domain-containing protein, with protein sequence MDLEPAPRQADGLGEAVEMPDEPSPNRRPSFSLDEAAAWLNRTTNDVRIVDLVRRVRRALPGDPEFGDPLSTAGDGGPQAAARAADRLMGDRSAASREVSLGALQVWQALTQRMSRVPGNAEATLVFTDLVGFSTWSLQSGDDATLTLLRRVSRAIEPPLLDAGGRIVKRMGDGLMAVFRDPLVAVAAVLEAQEGIREVEVNGHTPRMRVGIHTGRPQRLADDWLGVDVNIAARVMERAAKGGIVVSGPTLERIDPAALDELGVVAKRARRQVLAAKTSGVPADLTMYRLKVVRQSPSDAD encoded by the coding sequence ATGGACCTCGAGCCGGCCCCTCGGCAGGCTGATGGGCTCGGGGAGGCGGTGGAGATGCCCGACGAACCCAGCCCCAATCGCCGCCCATCGTTCTCCCTGGATGAGGCCGCGGCCTGGCTGAATCGGACCACCAATGACGTTCGGATCGTGGACCTGGTTCGGCGGGTGCGACGGGCGTTGCCCGGGGATCCGGAATTCGGTGATCCGTTGTCCACCGCCGGAGATGGGGGGCCGCAGGCCGCCGCGCGGGCGGCCGACCGCCTGATGGGGGATCGCTCGGCGGCCTCCCGCGAAGTCAGCCTGGGCGCGCTGCAGGTGTGGCAGGCCCTGACCCAGAGGATGTCGCGGGTGCCGGGCAATGCTGAGGCAACGCTGGTGTTCACCGATTTGGTCGGCTTCTCAACGTGGTCGCTGCAGTCCGGCGACGACGCCACCCTGACCCTGCTGCGGCGGGTGTCGCGCGCGATCGAGCCGCCGCTGCTGGACGCCGGCGGCCGCATCGTCAAACGAATGGGCGACGGGCTGATGGCCGTGTTCCGGGACCCGCTGGTCGCCGTCGCCGCGGTCCTGGAGGCACAAGAGGGCATCCGCGAGGTCGAGGTCAACGGGCACACGCCGCGGATGCGGGTCGGCATCCACACCGGCCGCCCCCAGCGGCTGGCCGACGACTGGCTCGGCGTGGACGTCAACATTGCCGCCCGGGTCATGGAACGCGCCGCCAAGGGCGGGATCGTGGTTTCCGGGCCGACTTTGGAACGGATCGACCCGGCCGCCCTCGATGAACTGGGTGTGGTTGCCAAGCGAGCACGCCGTCAGGTGCTCGCGGCCAAGACCAGCGGCGTACCGGCGGATCTGACGATGTACCGCCTGAAGGTAGTTCGCCAGAGCCCTTCAGACGCCGACTGA